In Aquiflexum balticum DSM 16537, a single genomic region encodes these proteins:
- a CDS encoding DUF6728 family protein → MANNRIKEFFQLGEVGNYFFRVFKKPDPSMPNNFNLKMMHGINKISILMFLAAIIVWIAKRVMS, encoded by the coding sequence ATGGCTAATAATAGAATTAAAGAATTTTTTCAACTTGGGGAAGTAGGAAATTATTTTTTTCGGGTTTTCAAAAAGCCGGATCCTAGCATGCCCAATAATTTCAATTTAAAAATGATGCATGGCATCAACAAAATTTCCATACTGATGTTTCTTGCTGCGATTATTGTTTGGATTGCCAAAAGAGTGATGTCTTAG
- a CDS encoding SDR family oxidoreductase, with amino-acid sequence MSKNILVTGGTKGIGRAIIERFAFEGFDIFTCSRNEKDLSDLERDFYTKFPNQQITVRKVDMSIKEEVMAFADEVKKFAIPDVLVNNAGIFLPGSIHSEPEGNFELMMQTNLYSAYYLTRSFTAEMIKRNSGYIFSIGSIAGLTAYANGGSYAISKWAMLGFTKCLRQELKDSNIKVTSVLPGATFTASWEGVDIPRERFMKVEDVAESVWGAYNLSPYSVVEEIVIRPQLGDL; translated from the coding sequence ATGTCAAAAAACATTTTGGTAACAGGCGGTACTAAAGGAATCGGAAGAGCCATCATTGAGAGGTTCGCTTTTGAGGGTTTTGATATTTTTACCTGTTCCAGAAATGAAAAAGATCTGAGTGATTTGGAGAGGGATTTTTATACCAAATTTCCAAATCAACAAATTACCGTCAGAAAAGTTGATATGTCCATCAAAGAGGAAGTGATGGCTTTTGCGGATGAAGTTAAAAAATTCGCCATCCCGGATGTGTTGGTAAATAATGCTGGAATATTTCTTCCCGGTTCTATTCATTCAGAACCGGAAGGCAATTTTGAATTGATGATGCAGACCAATCTTTATTCGGCGTATTACCTGACGAGAAGTTTTACAGCCGAAATGATAAAAAGAAATTCAGGATATATCTTTTCTATTGGGTCTATTGCGGGACTTACAGCATACGCTAATGGCGGGAGTTATGCGATATCAAAGTGGGCGATGTTGGGATTTACTAAGTGCCTTAGGCAGGAGTTGAAAGATTCCAACATTAAGGTAACCTCAGTTTTGCCAGGAGCCACTTTCACGGCAAGTTGGGAAGGCGTGGATATCCCAAGAGAAAGATTTATGAAAGTTGAAGATGTAGCTGAATCAGTTTGGGGGGCGTATAACCTTTCCCCTTATTCAGTTGTTGAAGAAATAGTTATTAGACCACAGTTAGGAGATTTATAA
- a CDS encoding FKBP-type peptidyl-prolyl cis-trans isomerase encodes MKITINSVVGLTYELKVSKEEENIESVPFSVEVRDQEDPFYFLFGNSGLPEKFESFLVGKSKGEPFNFIILANEAYGEADDELIMALPKSQFTAENGFEPEMFEEGNFLPLVDENGYPMQAKVLKDLGNEVLLDFNHPLVGFDLHFDGEVHEVREATAEELEHGHVHGEHGHQH; translated from the coding sequence ATGAAAATCACAATTAACTCAGTAGTAGGGCTTACCTACGAATTGAAAGTAAGTAAGGAAGAGGAAAATATTGAATCAGTTCCATTTAGTGTGGAAGTAAGGGATCAAGAAGATCCATTTTATTTCCTTTTCGGAAACAGCGGCCTCCCCGAAAAATTCGAATCCTTTTTAGTAGGAAAAAGCAAAGGAGAACCATTTAATTTTATCATTTTAGCAAATGAGGCTTATGGTGAAGCTGATGATGAATTGATTATGGCACTACCTAAATCCCAATTCACTGCTGAGAATGGATTTGAACCCGAAATGTTTGAAGAGGGAAATTTTCTTCCTTTAGTAGATGAGAACGGCTATCCCATGCAGGCAAAGGTTTTAAAAGATCTGGGCAATGAAGTACTTTTGGACTTCAACCACCCTTTGGTTGGTTTTGACTTGCATTTTGACGGGGAGGTACATGAAGTTCGGGAAGCCACTGCGGAAGAATTAGAACACGGTCATGTCCACGGAGAGCACGGTCATCAGCATTGA
- a CDS encoding bifunctional GNAT family N-acetyltransferase/carbon-nitrogen hydrolase family protein — translation MSKQRDELEHRLKLRNIKLSDYDDIREIMVTIYKDQGGAWSRQELKNQLKVFPEGQICIEDHGKVVAAALSLIVDYTKFGDNHTYDQITGFGKFDTHDDDGDTLYGTDVFVHKEYRGMRLGRRLYDARKELCENLNLRSIIAGGRIPGYSKYADQMTPRKYIDLVKSKEIFDPVLSFQLANEFHVRKVITKYLPEDTDSRAYATLLEWINIYYEKDEKLIGNKKSIVRLGLVQWKMRRFNSVDDLMQQVEFFVDTVSGYKSDFCLLPEFFNAPLLAEFNDMDASEAIRNLADYTDEIVSRMSDLALSYNVNIIAGSMPEYDGKKLRNVSYLCRRDGTTDKQYKLHITPDEQAYWGLQGGNGIKVFDTDAGKIGILICYDVEFPELGRILAEQEMDILFVPYWTDTKNAFLRVNTCAKARAVENECYVAITGSVGNLPRVENMDIQYSQAAIYSPSDFSFPHDATVAQAAENAETTIVADVDLDLLTKQRKAGSVRNLDQRRLDLYSIQWKKKK, via the coding sequence ATGAGTAAGCAAAGAGATGAATTGGAGCATAGGCTTAAGCTCCGCAATATTAAACTTTCAGACTATGACGACATACGTGAAATCATGGTCACAATTTATAAAGATCAGGGTGGTGCTTGGTCAAGACAGGAGTTAAAAAATCAACTGAAGGTTTTTCCGGAAGGTCAGATCTGTATAGAAGATCACGGTAAAGTAGTGGCCGCGGCCCTGAGCTTGATAGTTGATTATACCAAATTCGGCGATAACCATACCTACGATCAGATTACAGGTTTTGGTAAATTTGATACCCATGATGATGATGGGGATACGCTATATGGGACGGATGTTTTTGTACATAAGGAATACAGGGGCATGCGACTGGGTCGAAGGTTATATGATGCCAGGAAAGAACTATGTGAAAACCTGAATTTGCGTTCGATCATTGCAGGGGGAAGGATTCCGGGATATTCCAAATATGCCGATCAAATGACTCCACGCAAATACATCGATCTGGTCAAAAGCAAAGAAATTTTTGATCCTGTTTTGTCTTTTCAGTTGGCCAATGAATTTCACGTCAGAAAAGTGATCACAAAATATTTGCCTGAAGATACTGATTCGAGAGCCTATGCCACCCTCTTGGAGTGGATCAATATCTATTATGAAAAAGACGAGAAACTGATCGGCAATAAAAAGTCAATAGTACGTTTGGGATTGGTGCAATGGAAAATGCGCCGTTTCAACAGTGTAGATGACCTGATGCAGCAAGTGGAGTTTTTTGTGGATACTGTATCTGGATACAAATCAGATTTCTGTCTGCTCCCTGAATTTTTCAATGCCCCACTTTTGGCTGAATTCAATGATATGGATGCTTCTGAGGCCATCAGAAATCTCGCAGATTATACAGATGAAATCGTAAGCAGGATGAGTGACCTGGCACTTTCCTATAATGTCAATATTATAGCAGGTAGTATGCCTGAATACGATGGAAAAAAACTCAGGAATGTCAGCTACCTCTGCAGGAGAGATGGGACCACAGACAAACAATACAAACTTCACATTACACCTGATGAACAAGCCTATTGGGGACTTCAGGGAGGTAATGGGATTAAAGTGTTTGATACAGATGCAGGAAAAATTGGTATCCTGATCTGTTATGATGTGGAATTTCCTGAATTGGGCAGGATTTTGGCCGAACAGGAAATGGACATATTATTCGTGCCCTATTGGACAGATACCAAAAATGCTTTCCTAAGGGTAAATACCTGTGCAAAAGCAAGAGCGGTGGAAAATGAATGTTATGTCGCCATTACAGGATCTGTCGGTAATCTCCCAAGAGTAGAAAATATGGATATCCAATATTCCCAAGCCGCGATTTATTCACCTTCTGATTTTTCTTTTCCCCATGATGCTACTGTGGCCCAAGCTGCTGAAAATGCGGAGACTACCATCGTTGCGGATGTTGACTTGGACCTTTTGACCAAGCAGAGAAAGGCAGGGAGTGTAAGGAATCTGGATCAGAGGAGATTGGATTTATATTCCATCCAATGGAAGAAAAAGAAATAA
- the ispG gene encoding (E)-4-hydroxy-3-methylbut-2-enyl-diphosphate synthase produces the protein METKALLEKISYCNSLTKYYRRKTIPVKVGDVVIGGDNPIVVQSMTTVDTMDTLGSVEQCVSMIKSGCQLIRITAPSIKEAENLRNIKDELRKRGYNTPLVADIHFTPNAAEIAAGIVEKVRINPGNYADKKKFENIEYTDESYQEELDRIRQRFLPLIRICKEHGTAMRIGTNHGSLSDRIMSRYGDTPLGMVESALEFLRICEDENYHDIVISMKSSNTQVMVQAYRLLVQKLDEGGFQPYPLHLGVTEAGDGEDGRIKSAVGIGTLLEDGLGDTVRVSLTEDPEFEAPVAKILVDRYITRENHTPIEEIKNYPITPFEYNKRDSVEVFNFGGTNVPRVIADISTLSHITEKEMKTVGHFYLPELDKWKMNDQGADYVFSGSNPIPFMLPNGMKEIQNYAIWLNEEDRVNKFPAFNLEEFEGAETFHYGLNFLILSDVEVNRAVELLEGRKDVVIILSSDNPHNMPALRRAFITLMENHSLIPVVVKVAYSNQGKDQTMLYAATDVGGLLVDGLGEGILIGLDNYENIDRAKTLDLVKLHNSVSFGVLQAARTRMSKTEYISCPSCGRTLFDLQETTAMIRKRTDHLKGVKIGIMGCIVNGPGEMADADFGYVGSGKGKITLYKGKEVVKKSVPSERAVDELIEIIKKDGVWIEPEVQ, from the coding sequence ATGGAAACCAAAGCATTATTGGAAAAAATCAGCTATTGTAATAGCCTTACCAAATATTACAGAAGAAAAACAATTCCCGTAAAAGTTGGGGATGTTGTAATAGGAGGAGACAACCCTATTGTGGTACAATCTATGACCACTGTAGATACTATGGATACCTTAGGTTCTGTAGAACAATGTGTCAGCATGATAAAAAGTGGCTGCCAACTCATCAGAATTACAGCTCCAAGTATAAAAGAGGCTGAAAATCTCAGAAATATAAAGGATGAATTGAGGAAAAGAGGTTACAATACTCCCTTGGTTGCAGATATCCATTTCACCCCTAATGCTGCCGAAATAGCTGCGGGAATAGTGGAAAAAGTCCGGATAAATCCCGGAAATTATGCTGATAAGAAGAAATTTGAAAATATCGAGTATACAGATGAAAGTTATCAGGAAGAACTGGACCGGATCAGGCAACGCTTTCTTCCTTTAATCAGGATTTGTAAGGAACACGGTACTGCCATGCGAATCGGGACCAATCACGGCTCGCTTTCTGACAGAATCATGAGTAGATATGGCGACACCCCTTTGGGTATGGTGGAGTCTGCTTTGGAATTTTTGAGGATATGTGAAGATGAAAATTACCATGATATTGTGATTTCAATGAAATCTTCTAATACCCAGGTAATGGTGCAGGCCTATAGGTTATTAGTCCAGAAGCTTGATGAAGGAGGATTCCAACCTTATCCCCTACATTTGGGTGTAACGGAAGCGGGTGATGGCGAAGATGGAAGAATCAAGTCTGCTGTAGGAATTGGGACCCTTCTTGAAGATGGTTTAGGGGATACGGTAAGAGTTTCGCTGACTGAAGATCCTGAATTCGAAGCACCGGTAGCCAAAATTTTGGTAGATCGATACATAACTAGAGAGAATCATACCCCTATAGAGGAAATAAAAAATTATCCGATCACTCCTTTTGAATACAACAAGCGCGATAGCGTTGAGGTCTTTAATTTTGGTGGAACAAATGTCCCGAGAGTAATAGCTGATATTTCCACGCTTTCTCACATTACTGAGAAAGAAATGAAAACTGTAGGACATTTTTATTTACCTGAATTGGATAAGTGGAAAATGAATGATCAAGGAGCAGATTATGTGTTCTCCGGCTCCAACCCAATTCCATTTATGCTTCCCAACGGCATGAAGGAAATTCAGAATTATGCTATATGGTTAAATGAAGAAGATCGAGTCAATAAATTTCCTGCTTTTAATCTGGAAGAATTTGAAGGAGCTGAAACTTTCCATTATGGATTGAATTTTTTGATTTTATCTGATGTGGAAGTAAATAGGGCAGTTGAATTGTTAGAAGGCCGAAAAGATGTGGTAATTATCCTAAGCAGCGACAATCCGCATAATATGCCTGCATTGAGAAGAGCATTTATTACATTAATGGAAAACCATAGCTTGATTCCTGTTGTTGTTAAAGTGGCGTATTCCAATCAGGGCAAAGACCAAACAATGCTATATGCGGCTACCGATGTCGGCGGATTGCTTGTGGATGGCCTGGGGGAAGGTATCCTGATAGGGCTTGACAATTATGAAAATATTGACAGGGCAAAAACATTGGATCTCGTCAAATTACATAATTCCGTCTCTTTTGGTGTGCTTCAGGCAGCCAGGACAAGGATGTCTAAAACTGAATACATCTCATGTCCGTCTTGCGGAAGGACCCTTTTTGACTTGCAGGAAACCACTGCCATGATCAGAAAAAGGACAGATCATCTCAAAGGAGTCAAAATAGGCATCATGGGATGTATTGTCAATGGACCGGGTGAGATGGCAGATGCTGATTTTGGGTACGTAGGTTCCGGAAAAGGGAAAATAACCTTGTATAAGGGAAAAGAAGTCGTGAAAAAGTCCGTCCCTTCTGAAAGGGCTGTGGATGAGTTGATAGAAATCATCAAAAAAGACGGGGTATGGATTGAACCTGAAGTTCAATGA
- the leuS gene encoding leucine--tRNA ligase: MADYNFQEIEKKWQSYWDKNQIFNAEVDHSKPKFYSLDMFPYPSGAGLHVGHPLGYIASDIITRYKRLQGFNVLHPMGYDSFGLPAEQYAIQTGQHPALTTEQNIQRYTEQLKNIGFAFDWSKEVRTSDPEYYKWTQWIFMQLFDSYYDKKLNKAVKIDSLIAFFEKEGNSGIQAVCDEETPSFSAEDWNTFSEIRKQEILLHYRLTFLAETTVNWCSALGTVLSNDEVKDGFSERGGHPVERKKMMQWSMRITAYAERLLQGLENLDWSEPIKEMQRNWIGKSIGAEMVFQVKGQDKMIKVFTTRIDTIYGVTYLALAPEHEYVDDLITDDQRSKAEAYVEVAKNRSERDRMSDVKTISGAFTGSYAINPFNGEEIQIWIADYVLAGYGTGAVMAVPAHDERDYNFAKHFGLEIRQVIEGSMENGSFPGKGGMIMNSGFISGMEMKEAMNKAISFLEEKKIGKGKIQYRMRDAIFTRQRYWGEPLPVYFKDGLPYLIEESDLPLVLPEVDKYLPTEDGEPPLGRAKNWTYKTDQGEFPLEKSTMPGWAGSSWYFFRYMDPKNTEKFVDPKNEKYWGAVDLYIGGAEHATGHLLYSRFWTKFLYDIGAVSIEEPFQKMINQGMIQGRSNFVYRVKGSNKFVSFGLKDKYDTSAMHVDVNIVHNDQLNIDKFKAWRPDLADAEFILEDGKYICGAEVEKMSKSKYNVVNPDDIIERYGADTLRLYEMFLGPLEQFKPWNTNGIDGVFKFLKKMWKLYHDSHGQFQISDEMPNKEELKTLHKTIKKTQEDLENHSFNTSVASFMICVNELTSLKCNKRQILEPLAILVSSYAPHIAEELWSLMGHNESIIYASFPEFKEEYLVENNHEYPVSINGKMRAKLTLPLSLSREEVEKAALEDPIVLKWTEGNPPKKVIVVPGKIVNIVI; this comes from the coding sequence ATGGCAGATTACAATTTTCAGGAAATAGAGAAAAAATGGCAGTCTTACTGGGATAAAAACCAGATTTTCAATGCCGAAGTAGATCATTCCAAACCTAAGTTTTATTCCTTGGATATGTTTCCTTATCCATCTGGTGCGGGACTTCATGTGGGTCATCCACTCGGTTATATAGCCTCAGATATCATTACCCGGTACAAAAGGCTACAAGGATTCAATGTACTACACCCTATGGGCTATGATTCCTTTGGACTACCGGCTGAACAATACGCCATTCAAACTGGGCAACACCCGGCGCTAACTACTGAACAAAACATCCAAAGATATACCGAGCAACTCAAAAATATCGGTTTTGCTTTTGACTGGTCCAAAGAAGTCAGGACGTCCGATCCTGAATATTACAAATGGACCCAATGGATTTTTATGCAGCTTTTTGATAGCTACTATGATAAAAAACTAAACAAAGCAGTAAAAATTGATTCTCTGATTGCTTTTTTTGAAAAAGAAGGAAATTCAGGAATCCAAGCAGTATGCGACGAAGAAACCCCTTCCTTCTCAGCAGAGGATTGGAATACCTTTTCTGAAATTCGAAAACAGGAAATACTTCTTCACTACAGACTTACATTTTTGGCCGAAACTACGGTCAACTGGTGTTCTGCACTTGGAACAGTCCTTTCCAATGATGAAGTGAAAGATGGATTTTCCGAGCGAGGTGGGCATCCCGTAGAGCGGAAAAAAATGATGCAGTGGAGTATGCGCATCACGGCCTACGCGGAGAGACTGCTACAAGGCTTGGAGAATTTGGATTGGTCTGAACCCATTAAAGAGATGCAGAGAAACTGGATCGGGAAATCCATCGGTGCAGAAATGGTCTTTCAGGTCAAGGGGCAGGACAAAATGATCAAGGTTTTTACAACCCGAATTGATACCATCTATGGGGTAACTTATCTGGCACTTGCACCTGAACATGAATATGTGGATGATCTGATCACTGACGATCAAAGATCCAAAGCAGAAGCCTATGTGGAGGTGGCAAAAAACCGGTCGGAAAGAGATAGGATGTCGGATGTTAAAACCATTTCGGGAGCTTTTACAGGATCTTATGCAATCAATCCATTCAATGGAGAAGAAATCCAAATCTGGATAGCTGATTATGTACTGGCCGGATATGGAACAGGTGCTGTTATGGCTGTTCCGGCCCATGATGAGCGGGACTATAATTTTGCCAAGCACTTTGGCTTGGAAATTAGACAAGTGATTGAAGGAAGTATGGAAAACGGTTCCTTTCCAGGCAAAGGAGGGATGATTATGAACTCCGGATTTATTTCAGGAATGGAAATGAAAGAAGCGATGAACAAGGCAATCTCATTCTTGGAGGAGAAAAAAATTGGTAAAGGAAAAATCCAGTATAGGATGCGCGATGCGATTTTTACCAGACAAAGATATTGGGGAGAACCACTTCCTGTATATTTCAAAGACGGCTTACCCTACCTTATAGAAGAATCAGATCTTCCGTTGGTTTTACCTGAAGTAGATAAATACTTACCTACAGAAGATGGGGAACCACCTTTGGGACGGGCTAAAAACTGGACTTATAAAACAGATCAAGGGGAGTTTCCGCTGGAAAAGAGTACCATGCCAGGTTGGGCAGGATCGAGTTGGTATTTTTTCAGATACATGGATCCCAAGAACACCGAGAAATTTGTAGATCCCAAAAATGAAAAATATTGGGGCGCAGTAGACCTGTATATAGGAGGAGCGGAACATGCTACAGGTCACCTCTTGTATTCCAGATTCTGGACAAAATTCCTTTATGACATTGGAGCAGTAAGCATCGAAGAACCTTTCCAGAAAATGATCAATCAAGGAATGATTCAGGGAAGGTCCAATTTTGTTTACAGGGTCAAAGGCTCCAATAAGTTTGTCAGCTTCGGCCTTAAAGATAAGTATGATACTTCGGCTATGCATGTAGATGTCAATATTGTACACAATGACCAATTGAATATAGATAAATTCAAAGCATGGAGACCTGATTTGGCTGATGCCGAATTCATTTTGGAAGATGGGAAATATATATGTGGGGCTGAAGTGGAAAAAATGTCCAAGTCAAAATACAATGTGGTCAATCCTGACGACATCATCGAAAGATATGGCGCGGATACACTTAGGTTGTATGAGATGTTCCTAGGTCCTTTGGAACAATTCAAGCCTTGGAACACCAATGGTATCGACGGGGTGTTCAAATTCCTGAAGAAAATGTGGAAGCTATATCATGACAGCCATGGTCAATTCCAAATTTCGGATGAAATGCCAAATAAGGAGGAGCTAAAAACTCTACATAAAACCATCAAGAAAACTCAGGAAGATCTTGAAAATCATTCCTTCAATACCTCGGTGGCCTCTTTTATGATCTGTGTAAATGAACTGACTTCTCTTAAGTGCAATAAAAGGCAAATTCTGGAACCATTAGCTATTCTTGTATCCTCTTATGCACCTCATATCGCTGAGGAATTATGGTCATTGATGGGGCATAATGAATCAATAATTTATGCTTCTTTCCCTGAATTCAAGGAAGAATACTTAGTGGAAAACAACCATGAGTATCCTGTATCCATCAACGGAAAAATGAGAGCAAAATTGACATTGCCACTTTCTTTGAGCAGGGAAGAAGTCGAAAAAGCCGCTTTGGAAGACCCAATTGTTTTAAAATGGACAGAAGGGAATCCACCAAAGAAAGTGATTGTCGTTCCAGGCAAAATCGTAAATATTGTGATTTAA
- a CDS encoding MmcQ/YjbR family DNA-binding protein has product MNITFFREYCLTKPGTTEDTPFDENTLCFKVGGKIFAIIDIELFESVNLKCDPERAVELREQFDGIIPGYHMNKKHWNTVTFDGSVPDKLILELVDHSYELIFKSLPKITRDSITAS; this is encoded by the coding sequence ATGAACATTACTTTTTTTAGAGAATATTGCCTGACCAAACCCGGAACTACCGAGGACACTCCTTTTGACGAAAACACACTTTGTTTTAAAGTGGGAGGCAAAATTTTTGCTATTATAGATATAGAACTTTTTGAAAGTGTAAACCTGAAATGTGATCCGGAAAGAGCTGTTGAACTGAGAGAGCAATTTGATGGGATAATACCCGGTTATCACATGAATAAAAAACATTGGAATACTGTTACTTTTGATGGTTCGGTACCCGATAAGCTTATTTTGGAACTGGTGGATCACTCTTATGAATTGATTTTTAAAAGTTTGCCAAAAATTACAAGGGATTCAATTACAGCTTCATGA
- a CDS encoding ABC transporter ATP-binding protein, protein MIYLNIDSIQKTYRKGDFVLKNFSLKIPKGKIISLVGESGSGKSTLLRIIAGLENRDSGEIFLENTRILNPKENLVPGFEEIQLVFQEYHLYPKSTVEQNISRPLLLFEKEYRKARVEKLLNLLGLEIHRDKLPKELSGGQQQKVAIGRALSLEPQVLLLDEPFSSLDTIQRRELIAELKTMFDQLGVTVIFVTHDLDDALLMTDHLVIIQKGKLIQQGGAKEIFEKPKNLYAAKLFSHLNPIPDKTRTYIRPSDVQLFKTSGIPAKIMERKYLVHYNQLTVKLPGGEQWLIEDKKRIFEVGERVFLKWNASSEIKF, encoded by the coding sequence ATGATTTATTTAAATATTGATTCCATACAAAAAACTTACCGAAAAGGTGATTTCGTCTTGAAGAATTTTTCTTTGAAAATCCCAAAGGGAAAAATCATTTCATTGGTAGGAGAGAGTGGGTCAGGCAAGAGCACGCTTTTAAGAATTATAGCAGGATTGGAAAACAGGGATTCGGGAGAAATATTTCTTGAAAATACCCGTATTCTAAATCCCAAAGAAAACCTTGTTCCCGGATTTGAGGAAATTCAATTGGTTTTTCAGGAATATCATTTATACCCCAAATCAACGGTTGAACAGAATATCAGTAGGCCTTTATTGCTTTTTGAAAAGGAGTACAGAAAAGCCAGGGTAGAAAAACTTCTCAATCTGCTTGGGTTGGAAATCCATAGAGACAAACTCCCCAAAGAGCTTTCGGGGGGACAACAGCAAAAAGTTGCCATCGGAAGGGCCTTAAGCCTCGAACCTCAAGTCTTGCTTTTGGATGAGCCGTTTTCGAGTTTGGATACCATTCAGCGAAGGGAATTGATTGCAGAATTGAAGACCATGTTTGATCAGCTTGGTGTGACAGTTATCTTTGTTACCCATGATTTGGATGATGCCTTGCTGATGACCGATCATTTGGTCATTATTCAAAAAGGAAAATTGATCCAACAGGGCGGAGCAAAGGAAATATTTGAAAAGCCAAAAAATCTCTATGCTGCCAAGCTATTCAGTCATTTAAATCCCATTCCGGACAAAACGAGAACCTACATCCGCCCATCAGATGTCCAACTTTTTAAGACAAGCGGCATTCCTGCTAAAATCATGGAAAGGAAGTATTTGGTGCATTATAATCAACTTACTGTAAAACTTCCTGGTGGGGAACAATGGTTAATAGAAGATAAAAAGCGAATTTTTGAAGTCGGTGAAAGGGTATTTTTAAAATGGAATGCATCAAGTGAAATCAAATTTTAA
- a CDS encoding mechanosensitive ion channel family protein: MDKFLELLNDIFNYRLFAVGESNLTIGLILTLIFSIVVLLIIAEWIKKFIVVKVLKKYNIEQGTRQSVGTIVKYVLIIAGMFSILQTNGIDLSAFGILAGALGVGIGFGLQNITNNFISGLIILFEQPIKVGDRIEVGDTSGDVIKISARSTTVVTNDNISVIIPNSKFIDDQVINWSHNDRMVRFNFAVGVSYKEDPQKVKRVLMEVAMDNPNILNSPESDVLFEKFDDSSLNFNLRVWTSDYINKPGVLKSQLYYEIFRRFSEEGIEIPYPQRDIHIISSKEKIE, encoded by the coding sequence GTGGATAAATTTTTAGAACTATTAAATGATATCTTCAACTACCGGTTGTTTGCAGTGGGAGAGTCTAATCTTACTATCGGATTGATCTTGACCTTGATTTTTTCGATCGTTGTCTTGTTGATCATTGCCGAGTGGATAAAAAAATTCATTGTTGTAAAAGTTCTTAAGAAATACAACATAGAACAAGGGACAAGACAATCGGTAGGCACCATAGTCAAATATGTCTTGATTATTGCTGGGATGTTTTCCATTCTCCAAACAAATGGAATTGACCTGAGCGCATTTGGAATTCTTGCAGGAGCTTTGGGTGTCGGTATAGGTTTTGGACTTCAGAATATCACCAATAATTTCATCAGTGGCTTGATCATTCTTTTTGAACAACCAATTAAAGTGGGGGATAGAATTGAAGTTGGAGATACTTCGGGAGATGTCATCAAAATTTCTGCAAGATCCACTACTGTTGTGACCAATGATAACATCAGTGTCATTATTCCCAATTCCAAGTTTATAGACGACCAAGTCATCAATTGGTCACATAATGACAGAATGGTCCGGTTCAATTTTGCTGTTGGAGTCTCCTACAAAGAGGATCCTCAAAAAGTGAAGCGGGTTTTGATGGAAGTGGCAATGGATAACCCCAATATTCTTAATTCTCCCGAATCTGATGTTTTGTTCGAAAAGTTTGATGACAGCAGTCTTAATTTCAATTTAAGAGTCTGGACTTCCGATTATATCAACAAGCCTGGAGTGTTGAAAAGCCAACTTTATTATGAAATTTTTAGGAGATTCAGTGAGGAAGGAATAGAAATTCCTTACCCTCAAAGAGATATTCATATTATCAGCAGTAAGGAAAAAATTGAATAA